The sequence below is a genomic window from Methylocystis sp. IM3.
CCGGCTTCTGTCCCAGGCTCTCACCAACATCATCAAGAACGCAGCCGAGGGCATCGCCGCCCGCGAGGAGACGGACGCCGCCGAGAAGGGCCGGGTCGAGATCAGGGTCGCGCGGCACGACGGCATGGCCGAGATCGACGTGATCGACAATGGCAAGGGCTTCCCGGCGATGAACCGGCAGCGGCTGCTCGAGCCCTATATGACGACCCGCGCCGACGGCACGGGCCTCGGTCTGCCTATTGTCGCCAAGATCATAGAGGATCACGGGGGGCGGCTGGAGCTTCTGGACGCGCCGTCCGGCCGCGGCGCCTGCGTGCGGCTCATCCTGCCGCTGGCGGAGAAAGACAGGGGCGAGCCGGAAACGGCGATTTCATCCGAAACGAGCGGGGCTTGATGGCGAGCGACATTCTTATCGTCGACGACGAAGCGGACATTCGCGAACTGGTCGCGGGCATTCTGGGCGACGAAGGCCATGGGACTCGGACGGCCAAGGACGCGGACGAGGCGCTCGCGGCAGTGGCGGCGCGCCGGCCCCATCTCGTTTTTCTCGACATTTGGCTGCAAGGCTCGCGCCTCGACGGCCTCCAGGTGCTGGAGCAGATCCAGAAGCAGCACAAGGGCCTGCCGGTCGTCATGATTTCCGGCCACGGCAACATCGAGACCGCCGTGAGCGCCATCAAGATCGGCGCATACGACTTCATCGAGAAGCCCTTCAAGGCGGATCGGCTCGTGCTGGTCGCCGAGCGCGCGCTGGAGGCCTATCAGCTTCGCCGTGAACTCTCGGCGCTGCGCCAGCGGGCAGGGGCCTTCGACCGCATCGTCGGCGCGTCCCCTGCCGCAAATCAGCTTCAGCAGGTGATCGCCCGCGTCTCACCCGTGAATTCCCGCGTGCTCATCACCGGCGCCCCCGGCACGGGCAAGGAACTCGCCGCCCGTTGCATCCACGAGGCCTCGCAGCGCGCCGGCGGCCCCTTCGTCGTGATCAATTCCGCCACGATCACGCCTGAAAACATGGAGATCGAGCTGTTTGGGCGCGAGGGTCCAGATGGCGAGCGCAAGATCGGCGCGCTGGAAGAGGCCCATGGCGGCACGCTGTTTCTCGACGAGATCGCAGACATGCCCAAGGATACGCAGGCCAAGATCCTGCGCGTCCTTGTCGACCAGACCTTCCAGCGCGTGGGCGGCTCCACCAAGGTTCAGGTCGATGTGCGCGTGATCTCCTCCTCGGCGCGCGACCTGGCCTCGGCCATAGAGGAGGGGGCGCTCCGCGAGGACCTGTTCCATCGCCTTGCGGTTGTGCCGATCCGGGTGCCGTCGCTGGCCGAGCGGCGGGAGGATATTCCCGCGCTGATCGAGTATTTCATGGAGAACATGTCGCTCGCCTCCGGCATGCCGCGGCGCAAAATCGCCGAGGATGCGCTTGCCGTCCTCCAGTTGCACGACTGGCCAGGAAACATCCGTCAGTTGAAGAACAACGTCGAACGACTGATGATCCTGACGGCGGGCGAGCCCGGCGCCGCGATCACGGCGGACATGTTGCCGGCCGATGTCGGGGAGCTCGTGCCGGCCACACCGGCGGGCGTCAGGGGCGAAAAACTGATGAGCCTGCCGCTCCGCGAGGCGCGCGAGGTCTTCGAGCGCGAATATCTGGTGGCCCAGCTCAACCGCTTTTCTGGCAATATTTCGCGTACCGCCGAATTCATCGGCATGGAGCGATCAGCCCTCCACAGAAAGCTGAAGTCGCTCTCGATCGACTAGCAAAATCAAAAATTTTTGACTGATACCTCATCCTCTTTCTGAGGATGAGGCGCGGCGAGAAAAAGCTTTCGCTGCAGTCGCGTGGGGAAAAGGTCGCGGCTGCGGAATTCACCTCCGTCGCGGTGAAGGGCGCCCGCGCGATCGGAGGAAAGACGGTCCGAAAACTGTCCTCGGAGATTTGCTCTCAGGCGGCATGCGCTCCGGGCGGCCCGGCGTCCGGCGCACGCCAATCCTGCGGTCCGCCCGAAAAGCGGGTTTCGATCCGCTCGCGATATTGCGGCGCAATAAAAACTCTTGCATCGGCGCGTGCGCCCACACAGAGTGGGATAGATCCACAGCGGCGTGGGCGGCTTCCGCCCGGAGGGGCGCGGCGGCTTTTTCTTCTGACTCGCAGCATGAAAAGCACGCGAAGGTTGTTATTCTCGACCTTGGCTGCTAGGCTTCTTGCGGCGTTGGCGCATGCCGGTCCCGCCTGAGCCTGCCGATCGAGAGGGGGCCCCAGCCACAATGGGCGCTGAGCTGACGCTCCCGCCCACTTCCGCCTTGCGCTTCGTCAAGCGAAGGGGTCTAATGCGCGCCTGCGGAGGCCAAAAAATAAAGATAACCGGGGGGCGGCGTCAAACCGCTCGGCTCAATCAAAAAACAAACAGGAAAGCCGATGTCGTCGGAGCGTTCGCAAAATCTTCAGGATACATTTCTGAATTTCGTTCGGAAAAACAAAGTCCCACTTACCATCTTCCTCGTCAACGGCGTGAAGCTGCAGGGGATTGTCACCTGGTTTGACAATTTCTGC
It includes:
- the hfq gene encoding RNA chaperone Hfq, translating into MSSERSQNLQDTFLNFVRKNKVPLTIFLVNGVKLQGIVTWFDNFCLLLRRDGHSQLVYKHAISTIMPGHPIQMFEPGEDEAPAEKQR
- the ntrX gene encoding nitrogen assimilation response regulator NtrX; protein product: MASDILIVDDEADIRELVAGILGDEGHGTRTAKDADEALAAVAARRPHLVFLDIWLQGSRLDGLQVLEQIQKQHKGLPVVMISGHGNIETAVSAIKIGAYDFIEKPFKADRLVLVAERALEAYQLRRELSALRQRAGAFDRIVGASPAANQLQQVIARVSPVNSRVLITGAPGTGKELAARCIHEASQRAGGPFVVINSATITPENMEIELFGREGPDGERKIGALEEAHGGTLFLDEIADMPKDTQAKILRVLVDQTFQRVGGSTKVQVDVRVISSSARDLASAIEEGALREDLFHRLAVVPIRVPSLAERREDIPALIEYFMENMSLASGMPRRKIAEDALAVLQLHDWPGNIRQLKNNVERLMILTAGEPGAAITADMLPADVGELVPATPAGVRGEKLMSLPLREAREVFEREYLVAQLNRFSGNISRTAEFIGMERSALHRKLKSLSID